A single genomic interval of Falco cherrug isolate bFalChe1 chromosome 8, bFalChe1.pri, whole genome shotgun sequence harbors:
- the FAXDC2 gene encoding fatty acid hydroxylase domain-containing protein 2: MKRDSGYSTMAEQQKQEEKLRDAVKITARVLGTGLLIFTVLANSVSGYAQNIWDTLGHFWQTTWLKFYYLCEGKERTIFFLGAALVPCLAFWCFNGILMVADVTGKPAFITRYRIQLGKNDPVDTKKLRQAIYTALCNQFFISLPMLVPMFYVMKWWGSTFNKELPTFHWFLMELGIFTLIEEVLFYYTHRLVHLPVLYKHIHKKHHEWTAPIGVVSIYAHPVEHILSNTLPVMTGPMLMGSHIVSIAAWFSLALVTTSISHCGYHLPFLPSPEFHDFHHLKFNQCYGVLGVLDYLHGTDTVFKQTKAYQRHRVLLSLTPLSESIPEAPRAE; the protein is encoded by the exons atgaaaagaGACTCTGGATATTCCACCATGgctgagcagcagaagcag GAGGAGAAGCTCAGGGATGCTGTGAAGATCACTGCCCGTGTCCTTGGTACGGGCTTGCTCATATTCACCGTCTTGGCGAACTCTGTTTCTGG GTATGCACAGAATATCTGGGACACTTTAGGCCATTTCTGGCAGACAACATGGCTGAAGTTCTACTACCTGTGTGAGGGAAAGGAGCGGacaattttcttccttg GGGCTGCGTTGGTGCCTTGCCTTGCTTTCTGGTGCTTCAATGGAATCCTTATGGTGGCTGATGTAACAGGAAAGCCAGCTTTCATTACTCGCTATCGCATTCAGCTGGGCAAGAATGATCCT GTGGACACAAAGAAATTGCGCCAAGCCATCTACACAGCGCTGTGTAATCAGTTCTTTATCTCCTTGCCCATGCTTGTGCCCATGTTCTACGTCATGAAGTGGTGGGGCAGCACCTTCAACAAGGAATTACCCACCTTCCACTGGTTTCTTATGGAGCTAGGCATCTTTACCTTAATAGAGGAAGTTCTCTTCTATTATACACACAG GCTCGTTCACCTCCCGGTCCTGTATAAGCACATTCACAAGAAGCACCACGAGTGGACAGCCCCCATCGGTGTGGTCTCCATTTATGCTCACCCAGTAGAACACATA CTCTCCAACACGCTGCCCGTCATGACTGGCCCGATGCTGATGGGGTCCCATATCGTTTCAATCGCAGCATGGTTCTCCCTTGCTCTCGTAACAACAAGCATTTCGCACTGCGGCTACCACCTGCCCTTCCTACCGTCGCCAGAGTTCCACGACTTCCACCACCTCAA GTTCAACCAGTGCTATGGAGTCCTGGGAGTGTTGGATTATCTGCATGGCACAGACACAGTGTTCAAACAGACCAAAGCCTACCAGAGACACAGGGTCCTCCTCAGCCTCACGCCGCTCTCAGAGAGCATCCCCGAGGCACCCAGGGCAGAGTGA